In Dehalococcoidia bacterium, one genomic interval encodes:
- a CDS encoding NUDIX hydrolase, with amino-acid sequence MGNTPKRKIRHRATALVMRDGKLLLLREPVDVEFSLPGGGIEDGEPLLVALHRELKEETGLVASRVDYLFEYCEFFGCQKTGDFWGQVHSVFLVEASGEVSLSYEHVELAWWDGESDLPMWDYVRPMLTMLNRSE; translated from the coding sequence ATGGGCAACACACCTAAGAGAAAGATCCGGCACCGGGCGACCGCACTGGTAATGCGTGACGGAAAGCTCCTACTGCTCAGGGAGCCGGTGGACGTCGAATTCAGTCTGCCCGGTGGAGGGATAGAGGATGGCGAACCCCTGCTGGTTGCATTGCACAGAGAGTTGAAGGAGGAGACAGGACTAGTCGCCTCCAGGGTTGACTATCTCTTCGAGTACTGCGAGTTCTTCGGCTGCCAGAAAACTGGCGACTTCTGGGGACAGGTACACAGCGTTTTTCTTGTTGAAGCGAGCGGCGAAGTCTCACTCAGCTATGAGCATGTCGAACTCGCATGGTGGGACGGCGAGTCCGATCTACCCATGTGGGACTACGTGCGACCGATGCTGACTATGTTGAATAGGAGTGAATAA
- a CDS encoding dihydroorotase, producing the protein MIGDVLIGDGRVVRVEANIATPENAQVIDAERMVVSPGFIDLHCHLRDPGLEYKETIASGTRAAAKGGFTTVCAMPNTEPTMHTRATVEYVMEKARTEGAVRVLPIGCVTKRSAGAELAEMAELAEAGCIGFSDDGHPVVDSNIMRQALSYASGLGLPIINHCETPDLFRDGHMNEGWVSNRLGIQGAPNSAEETMVARDIMLAELTGGHIHLAHISTERTLDLVRSAKERGVRVTCEITPHHLTLTDEAVMGNAGGHPFDALETAAYDTYAKVNPPLRARSDMEIMAAGLCDGTIDVIATDHAPHNQIEKLCTFEEAAMGISNLETALGSVMSLVHAGQVGLPLMIEKLTSAPAEFLGRTDIGSLKPGANADVTIFDPNAKWTVDVDAFESKGKNSPLHGQTLHGQVSMTLVGGKVVYSNGHAS; encoded by the coding sequence ATGATCGGAGACGTTCTCATCGGGGATGGCAGAGTCGTTCGTGTCGAAGCCAATATCGCGACACCTGAGAACGCTCAAGTCATCGACGCTGAAAGAATGGTAGTCAGTCCCGGGTTCATCGACCTCCACTGTCACCTGCGTGATCCCGGACTGGAGTACAAGGAGACCATCGCCTCGGGCACCCGCGCCGCCGCGAAGGGCGGCTTCACGACCGTGTGCGCGATGCCGAACACCGAGCCTACCATGCACACTCGCGCCACGGTCGAGTACGTGATGGAGAAGGCCCGGACGGAGGGCGCGGTGCGTGTTCTCCCCATCGGATGCGTCACGAAGCGATCAGCGGGAGCTGAACTCGCAGAGATGGCAGAGCTCGCAGAGGCTGGCTGCATCGGCTTCAGTGACGACGGTCACCCGGTTGTCGACTCCAACATCATGCGACAGGCTCTGAGCTACGCGTCAGGACTCGGGCTCCCGATCATCAACCACTGCGAGACGCCGGACCTGTTCAGGGATGGCCACATGAACGAGGGGTGGGTGTCCAATCGTCTCGGAATCCAGGGAGCGCCCAACTCGGCGGAGGAGACGATGGTCGCGCGCGACATCATGCTCGCCGAGCTTACCGGTGGACACATCCACCTGGCGCACATTTCAACTGAGCGAACGCTGGACCTCGTCCGCAGCGCGAAGGAGCGCGGTGTCCGTGTGACCTGCGAGATCACGCCTCACCACCTCACGCTGACCGACGAGGCGGTAATGGGCAACGCTGGCGGCCATCCATTCGACGCGCTAGAGACCGCCGCGTACGACACCTATGCCAAGGTGAACCCACCGTTGCGCGCCCGCTCCGACATGGAGATTATGGCCGCTGGCCTCTGCGACGGTACGATCGACGTGATCGCTACCGACCACGCTCCGCACAATCAGATCGAAAAGCTGTGCACCTTCGAGGAGGCGGCGATGGGCATCAGCAACCTGGAGACTGCGCTCGGGTCTGTCATGTCGCTGGTGCACGCAGGCCAGGTCGGACTGCCGCTCATGATCGAGAAGCTGACCTCGGCTCCAGCAGAGTTCCTGGGCCGCACCGACATCGGCAGCCTCAAGCCCGGCGCCAACGCCGACGTCACGATCTTCGACCCCAACGCCAAGTGGACGGTCGACGTCGATGCGTTCGAGTCCAAGGGCAAGAACTCCCCCCTCCACGGCCAAACCCTCCACGGCCAGGTGTCAATGACGCTGGTGGGCGGTAAGGTGGTGTACTCGAACGGACACGCCTCTTGA
- a CDS encoding DUF5615 family PIN-like protein: MRFLADVGISPLTVEFLNCLGHDALHLYEQRLHRMKDPDILHKARSESRILLTHDLDFGELMAASGAELPSVIIFRLRRMQPQILNNHLTYLISEFEPDIDRGAILSVSERQVRVRHLPIERREP, encoded by the coding sequence GTGAGGTTCCTGGCAGACGTTGGGATTTCTCCTCTAACAGTTGAGTTCCTAAATTGCCTCGGGCACGATGCTCTTCATCTCTATGAACAACGCCTCCACAGGATGAAGGACCCGGACATACTGCACAAGGCCCGCAGTGAAAGCCGCATACTCCTTACTCATGACCTCGACTTTGGCGAGCTAATGGCTGCGAGTGGTGCCGAACTGCCGAGTGTGATCATCTTTCGCCTCAGAAGAATGCAGCCTCAGATCCTCAATAATCACTTAACGTACCTGATCTCGGAATTTGAACCAGACATTGACCGAGGAGCTATTTTAAGCGTGAGCGAACGTCAGGTTCGCGTCCGGCATCTCCCAATAGAACGGCGTGAGCCATAG
- a CDS encoding DUF433 domain-containing protein: MPELDRITHDPQVMGGRACIRGMRITVSLVLNLVASGMSTDEIIEAYPYLESEDVRQCLRYAAWLAEESIHPMEPVTT, translated from the coding sequence ATGCCTGAGCTAGACCGGATAACTCATGATCCCCAGGTAATGGGGGGACGTGCATGTATTCGTGGTATGCGCATCACGGTTTCCCTCGTGCTGAATCTGGTAGCCAGCGGCATGTCCACGGACGAGATCATAGAAGCGTATCCGTACCTCGAATCCGAAGATGTCCGTCAATGCCTACGATATGCAGCGTGGCTGGCGGAAGAGAGCATTCACCCGATGGAGCCTGTCACAACGTGA
- a CDS encoding NUDIX domain-containing protein has protein sequence MQEESPEPRTDRPTSYPGWDGTLPRHRATLIMWRGGRLLLVRDRGRDAYVLPGGGIERDELPIIAAARELHEETSLEAMSIRYLFTHEGKYNDHHLYEVEAEGEVVVRGDVDGFTWWDTRDDTPVFPHVRGIVARL, from the coding sequence ATGCAAGAAGAATCACCAGAACCCCGCACCGACAGGCCCACCTCCTACCCAGGCTGGGATGGGACACTCCCCCGCCACAGGGCGACCCTGATCATGTGGCGCGGCGGCAGATTGCTTCTGGTCAGGGACCGAGGGCGCGATGCCTATGTTCTCCCCGGCGGAGGCATCGAGCGCGATGAGCTTCCGATCATAGCGGCCGCGAGAGAGCTTCATGAGGAGACCAGTCTGGAGGCGATGTCAATCAGGTACCTGTTCACGCACGAGGGCAAGTACAACGACCACCACCTCTACGAAGTGGAAGCCGAGGGCGAAGTCGTCGTGCGGGGCGATGTCGACGGCTTCACATGGTGGGACACCAGGGACGACACGCCTGTCTTCCCGCACGTGCGCGGAATCGTCGCGCGGCTCTGA
- a CDS encoding aspartyl protease family protein, with protein sequence MGRTFATTTIIGAAETREYEFLVDTGATHIGLPQEELDELDLSPIPNGVISVRTANGIIEQQSYWALGEIDGRGFGATVTQAPIPLIGYHLLQTMRYRVNPVTESLERLPEDEFGPPYLLLSGFQVD encoded by the coding sequence GTGGGTAGGACCTTCGCGACCACAACGATTATCGGTGCCGCAGAAACCCGTGAGTACGAGTTTTTGGTTGATACAGGTGCGACCCATATAGGGCTTCCGCAGGAGGAACTCGACGAACTCGATCTCTCGCCAATTCCGAATGGAGTCATCTCGGTTCGAACTGCGAACGGAATCATCGAACAGCAGTCATACTGGGCGCTCGGAGAGATAGACGGACGTGGTTTCGGTGCCACCGTTACTCAAGCACCGATTCCGCTGATCGGCTATCACCTTCTGCAGACCATGAGGTATCGAGTGAATCCCGTCACCGAATCACTGGAAAGACTGCCAGAGGATGAATTCGGACCGCCGTACCTGCTTTTGAGTGGATTCCAAGTTGACTGA
- a CDS encoding aspartate carbamoyltransferase catalytic subunit — protein MTQTIPIERPPVVPFERPRPTYVPGRRHVLDMDDFSRQEIEDTFQNADAMREVMNREIKKVPTLRGKTVITLFTEASTRTRVSFEQAGKILSADVINVSGSGSSVEKGESLYNTALTLQAMNADIIVVRHGHSGAPHFLARHLDACVINAGDGAHAHPTQALLDMYTMRNYFGRVEGLKVAIVGDILYSRVARSNLWGLTTMGAEVTLCAPPTLLPQDLLDRRADIEGHPFANVRIVTDIENALEGADVVYALRLQLERQQAGHLPSLREYSREYGINEERLKLASPGALVMHPGPMNEGVEIDPAVAHGSRSMIEEQVTNGVAIRMALLYSVATPIREGYPRLP, from the coding sequence ATGACTCAGACGATCCCAATAGAGCGGCCTCCGGTCGTGCCGTTCGAGCGCCCAAGGCCGACCTACGTCCCCGGACGCAGGCACGTACTCGACATGGACGACTTCTCCCGTCAGGAGATCGAGGACACATTCCAGAACGCCGACGCCATGCGCGAGGTGATGAACCGCGAGATCAAGAAGGTGCCCACGCTGAGGGGCAAGACGGTCATCACCCTGTTCACAGAGGCGAGCACGCGCACGCGGGTGTCGTTCGAGCAGGCTGGCAAGATACTTAGCGCAGACGTCATCAACGTGTCCGGCTCAGGCAGCAGCGTGGAGAAGGGTGAGTCACTGTACAACACCGCGCTCACGTTGCAGGCCATGAACGCCGACATCATCGTCGTCAGGCACGGACACTCCGGCGCTCCCCACTTCCTGGCGCGGCACCTGGACGCGTGCGTCATCAACGCCGGAGACGGTGCCCATGCACACCCGACGCAGGCGCTGCTGGATATGTACACAATGCGCAACTACTTCGGCCGCGTCGAGGGACTCAAGGTGGCCATCGTAGGCGACATCCTGTACAGCCGTGTCGCACGCTCCAACCTGTGGGGACTGACAACGATGGGCGCTGAAGTAACGCTCTGCGCCCCACCTACACTGCTTCCCCAGGACCTGCTCGACCGGAGGGCCGACATCGAAGGCCACCCGTTCGCGAATGTCAGGATCGTCACAGACATCGAAAACGCTCTCGAAGGTGCGGACGTGGTGTACGCGCTGCGACTGCAGCTCGAACGTCAGCAGGCCGGGCACCTTCCTTCGCTGAGAGAGTACTCACGTGAGTACGGCATCAACGAGGAGCGGCTGAAGCTGGCAAGTCCGGGAGCACTGGTGATGCACCCCGGCCCGATGAACGAGGGCGTGGAGATAGACCCGGCAGTCGCCCACGGCTCACGCTCGATGATCGAAGAACAGGTCACAAACGGCGTAGCCATCCGCATGGCGCTGCTGTACAGCGTGGCCACTCCAATCCGAGAAGGCTATCCAAGACTGCCGTAG
- a CDS encoding Uma2 family endonuclease, with protein sequence MVTTTTHVTAEELLNMPDDGFRYELVRGELRRMAPAGYGHGVFAMSIGISLGTFVKANNLGEVCAAETGFRLGTDPDHIRAPDTAFVRRERVEQIVDRSVFFLGAPDIAVEVISPSDLYTEVDEKVADWLDAGTLAVVLVDPRRRVVKVHRSMTDIVVLAEGDTLDVEDIVPGWQMPVGEIFA encoded by the coding sequence ATGGTTACCACGACCACCCATGTAACAGCCGAAGAACTCCTGAACATGCCTGACGATGGCTTTAGGTACGAACTCGTGAGAGGAGAACTGCGAAGGATGGCTCCTGCGGGATATGGTCACGGAGTTTTCGCAATGTCGATAGGCATTTCCCTCGGGACTTTTGTGAAAGCCAACAACCTGGGGGAGGTATGTGCAGCCGAGACTGGCTTTAGACTAGGAACCGATCCCGACCATATTCGCGCCCCTGACACAGCATTCGTTCGACGAGAGAGAGTGGAACAGATCGTCGACAGAAGTGTTTTCTTTCTCGGAGCGCCAGACATCGCAGTCGAGGTAATCTCGCCGAGTGATCTCTATACCGAAGTTGACGAAAAAGTCGCAGACTGGCTCGATGCTGGGACGCTCGCAGTCGTTCTAGTTGACCCTCGCAGGAGGGTCGTCAAGGTACACCGTTCGATGACGGACATCGTGGTCCTGGCCGAAGGGGACACGCTCGATGTCGAAGACATCGTCCCCGGGTGGCAGATGCCGGTAGGAGAGATATTCGCGTAG
- a CDS encoding NAD(P)-dependent oxidoreductase, producing MTSNKKVLLTGSAGRIATFLRNGFGDKYELSGTDRIPVEVDGFKSVTANLTDFDGILPAFQGVDTVVHLAAEPRHTPDIWWDLLLPDNITATANVLEAARQGGVSRVVFFSSMHVNGFYELDDPWKSIAEGKYDGLNPDDVPLVTHEMPARPDGPYAASKIFGESLGKYYSEEYGMTVICIRLGTMSVEDRPGEDARSFVSWLSSRDLVTMVDRCIEIEGVDYDIYFGASGNTWKIYDTLRGWDVLGYTPQDNAEDYR from the coding sequence ATGACATCCAACAAGAAAGTCCTTCTGACCGGCTCGGCCGGTCGCATTGCCACGTTCCTGCGGAACGGGTTTGGAGACAAGTACGAACTGTCCGGCACTGACCGCATTCCGGTGGAGGTCGATGGGTTCAAATCAGTGACGGCAAACCTGACCGACTTCGACGGCATCCTGCCAGCGTTCCAGGGCGTGGACACGGTCGTCCACCTCGCTGCCGAGCCAAGGCACACGCCAGACATCTGGTGGGACCTGTTGTTGCCTGACAACATCACGGCGACGGCAAACGTGCTCGAGGCTGCGAGACAGGGCGGCGTCTCGCGCGTGGTGTTCTTCAGCTCGATGCACGTCAACGGCTTCTACGAACTCGACGATCCCTGGAAGTCGATCGCCGAGGGCAAATACGACGGACTGAATCCCGACGACGTCCCTCTCGTGACCCACGAGATGCCGGCGCGTCCCGACGGGCCCTACGCCGCGAGCAAGATTTTCGGAGAATCGCTCGGCAAGTACTACTCCGAAGAGTACGGCATGACCGTAATCTGTATCAGGCTCGGCACCATGAGCGTCGAGGACAGGCCAGGCGAAGACGCCCGGTCGTTCGTAAGCTGGCTGAGCAGCCGAGACTTGGTCACCATGGTCGACCGGTGCATCGAGATCGAGGGCGTCGACTACGACATCTACTTCGGAGCGTCCGGCAACACCTGGAAGATCTACGACACCCTGCGCGGGTGGGATGTCCTAGGGTACACCCCGCAGGACAACGCAGAGGACTACAGGTAG
- a CDS encoding inositol monophosphatase — MTQPPDDQLLKSIEDRAVELARGAGEILSRHFGGNLSVEFKDDRGRDPVTNADTESQEFLEKGIRDSFPDHGILGEEDDEKKAAENEAVPDYMWVLDPLDGTKNFLHGLPFFASSVGVMYRGEPVVGAVFTPWAGSAEGVVHHARRGGGAYTDGDPINVLALDKPGADQLMTVPGAFDRIYRFGKPMRGTSGDLRVTGSIAFELILVSRGVTQYMYTSNPHLWDIVGGVAVAMEAGAALMVGQRNSGPMGLFPSIAWRKSNALVDEWRQGNATLRDLRRWARPLILGAPPVADTVSRNMTWRRDPALRLRFWWARRRRRRQR, encoded by the coding sequence ATGACTCAGCCGCCAGATGACCAGCTTCTGAAGAGTATCGAGGACCGCGCCGTCGAGCTTGCGCGCGGGGCGGGTGAGATCCTGTCGCGCCACTTTGGCGGCAATCTGAGCGTGGAGTTCAAGGACGATCGCGGACGCGATCCAGTCACCAACGCCGACACCGAGTCGCAGGAGTTCCTGGAGAAAGGCATCAGGGATAGCTTCCCTGACCACGGCATTCTTGGCGAGGAGGATGACGAGAAAAAGGCAGCCGAGAATGAGGCCGTGCCCGACTACATGTGGGTGCTCGACCCCTTAGACGGCACCAAGAATTTTCTGCATGGACTGCCGTTTTTTGCCTCGTCGGTGGGAGTCATGTACCGTGGTGAGCCGGTGGTGGGAGCGGTCTTCACGCCCTGGGCGGGAAGTGCTGAAGGAGTCGTTCACCATGCCCGAAGGGGTGGCGGAGCCTACACCGACGGCGACCCGATCAACGTGCTCGCCCTCGACAAGCCCGGCGCGGACCAGCTTATGACTGTCCCCGGCGCGTTCGACCGAATCTACAGGTTCGGCAAACCGATGCGGGGCACCTCTGGCGACCTGCGAGTGACCGGGTCGATCGCCTTTGAGCTCATCCTGGTGTCGCGAGGCGTTACGCAGTACATGTACACGTCGAACCCTCACCTGTGGGACATCGTCGGTGGGGTCGCCGTAGCGATGGAGGCGGGCGCCGCGTTGATGGTGGGCCAGCGCAACTCAGGCCCGATGGGGCTGTTCCCGTCGATAGCGTGGCGCAAGTCGAACGCGCTGGTTGATGAGTGGAGACAGGGGAACGCCACCCTCAGAGACCTCAGGCGGTGGGCAAGGCCGCTGATCCTCGGTGCGCCGCCGGTGGCCGATACCGTGTCACGCAACATGACGTGGCGTCGCGACCCCGCACTCCGTCTGCGCTTCTGGTGGGCCCGCCGAAGGCGGCGACGTCAGCGGTGA
- a CDS encoding SIS domain-containing protein → MTLSAMRTGHPYHMHDAIMAQPESIARVLADEGENVSAVAELVRNSSRVHVVGIGTSWHAALIGEHLLRTVGNREDARAWNSFEFYNRPPSLSDDDAVIVLSHRGTKTYSLRSLEYAHEAGAKTALLTGIGSDARRELANAVVETSFHDPSSAFTVSHTAAITALTMLAIELSSQHTAETLAGLPDLVREAISSESVVREWAAKSVDVQRFYFVGTGANASTAYEAALKMKEANYTTTEGLHLEQYLHGPFVSTDEGCLVTFIAPPEDGPEDRTVDIMGAASEVGARTAGILQAGDGVRAELVDTVISVPECDEIFSPIVYLVPLQLLTYWLALELGHNPDTFRLDDPKHLAAREHYTL, encoded by the coding sequence ATGACACTTTCTGCAATGCGGACAGGTCACCCGTACCACATGCACGACGCGATTATGGCACAGCCGGAATCGATCGCTCGCGTTCTCGCAGACGAGGGCGAAAACGTCAGTGCGGTGGCGGAGTTGGTCCGCAATTCTTCGAGGGTGCACGTCGTCGGAATCGGCACATCCTGGCACGCCGCCCTCATCGGAGAGCACCTCCTGAGAACAGTGGGAAATCGGGAGGACGCGCGTGCATGGAACTCATTCGAGTTCTACAACCGTCCGCCCTCTCTTAGCGACGATGACGCAGTAATAGTCCTCAGTCACCGAGGTACGAAGACCTACTCTTTGCGTTCACTGGAATACGCGCACGAGGCTGGAGCGAAGACAGCGCTTTTGACAGGCATAGGTTCGGATGCCCGCCGCGAACTCGCAAACGCTGTCGTGGAGACCTCCTTCCACGACCCGTCGTCGGCATTCACAGTCTCTCACACAGCTGCAATTACCGCGCTGACAATGCTCGCAATCGAGCTATCCTCACAGCACACAGCCGAGACACTCGCCGGCCTGCCGGATCTTGTACGGGAGGCTATTTCCTCGGAGAGCGTAGTAAGAGAGTGGGCTGCCAAATCCGTCGACGTGCAGCGGTTCTACTTCGTCGGAACAGGCGCGAACGCATCCACGGCCTACGAGGCCGCCCTCAAGATGAAGGAGGCCAACTACACGACGACAGAGGGACTGCATCTCGAGCAGTACCTCCACGGTCCATTCGTGTCTACCGATGAAGGCTGCCTGGTTACATTCATCGCCCCACCCGAAGATGGCCCGGAGGACAGGACGGTCGACATCATGGGAGCCGCCTCCGAGGTTGGCGCTCGCACCGCAGGCATCCTCCAGGCGGGAGATGGCGTCCGTGCCGAACTCGTAGATACGGTCATCAGCGTGCCCGAGTGCGACGAGATCTTCTCGCCGATCGTGTACCTGGTCCCGCTCCAACTCCTGACATACTGGCTGGCCCTGGAACTCGGCCACAACCCCGACACGTTCAGGCTCGACGACCCCAAGCATCTCGCCGCCCGCGAGCACTACACACTCTAA
- the pyrR gene encoding bifunctional pyr operon transcriptional regulator/uracil phosphoribosyltransferase PyrR produces MGRRILTSDEMRRALVRISHEILERNGGADDLVIVGLHSGGVPIAQRIAEFVKGFEDKDVPVGSLDIGLYRDDLAGGARPLMRPTSIPPIQGLRVVLVDDVLYTGRSIRAAMDALTDFGRPSQIQLAVLVDRGHRELPLRADYVGKNVPTSNDEEVDVRLTEIDSVDEVLLSRKVDA; encoded by the coding sequence ATCGGTCGACGGATACTCACCTCCGATGAGATGCGGCGCGCGCTGGTCAGAATCTCCCACGAGATTCTGGAGCGCAACGGCGGCGCGGACGACCTCGTGATCGTGGGCCTCCACAGCGGGGGAGTCCCGATTGCGCAACGCATCGCGGAGTTCGTCAAGGGCTTCGAGGATAAGGACGTGCCGGTAGGCTCGCTCGACATAGGGCTGTACCGTGACGATCTGGCCGGCGGCGCACGCCCACTGATGCGCCCTACCAGCATACCGCCCATCCAGGGACTTCGCGTTGTGCTCGTCGACGACGTCCTGTACACCGGGCGCAGCATACGCGCCGCAATGGACGCGCTCACCGACTTCGGACGGCCCAGCCAGATCCAGCTCGCCGTGCTCGTCGACCGCGGCCATCGCGAGCTGCCATTGCGGGCCGACTACGTGGGTAAGAACGTCCCAACCTCCAACGACGAGGAGGTGGACGTGAGGCTGACAGAGATCGACAGCGTGGACGAGGTGCTCCTGTCCAGAAAGGTGGACGCATGA
- a CDS encoding Ldh family oxidoreductase encodes MLERFKVPHEDETRVPHDALHETVTSIFEKMGVTSDDAEVGADVLVATDLRGVETHGVSNMLRSYVQGYSQGTLNSRPDWRIVRESPSSATVDADRGLAVILGPKAMNIAIEKARNVGVGVVTMYNAGHSGAIGHHAMLAAQADMVGMTATAGGLLVLPTFGAEPRMGTNPIAIAAPARSEPFLLFDAATSAIAGNKLQLANRVGANMLGGWISGLDGDPILDEVPLPERGQYYQLPLGGTREQGSHKGYGFSLMSEVLTSLLSGDKPTMLSQEGGGSHHYFAAYNIESFCDLDEFKDNMDDMLRTLRETPPAPGHDRVMYPGLSEYEEEQERRANGIPLHNEVIEWFSDICAELQLPALRTL; translated from the coding sequence ATGCTAGAGCGATTCAAGGTCCCGCACGAGGATGAGACGCGCGTTCCGCACGATGCGCTGCACGAGACGGTTACGTCGATCTTCGAGAAGATGGGCGTAACGAGTGACGACGCGGAGGTCGGAGCAGACGTGCTCGTGGCGACCGACTTACGGGGCGTCGAGACGCACGGCGTGTCGAACATGCTGCGCTCTTACGTTCAGGGTTACTCCCAGGGGACGCTGAACTCCCGGCCAGACTGGCGGATCGTGCGCGAGTCGCCGTCGTCCGCGACCGTGGACGCCGACCGCGGCCTCGCCGTGATACTGGGGCCAAAGGCGATGAACATTGCTATCGAGAAGGCCCGCAACGTTGGTGTCGGCGTTGTCACCATGTACAACGCCGGGCACTCGGGCGCCATCGGGCACCACGCGATGCTCGCGGCCCAGGCCGACATGGTCGGAATGACGGCCACGGCCGGCGGTCTGCTGGTGCTCCCTACGTTCGGAGCGGAGCCTCGAATGGGCACCAACCCGATCGCCATCGCCGCGCCGGCGAGGTCGGAGCCGTTCCTGCTGTTCGACGCAGCGACCTCTGCCATCGCCGGCAACAAGCTGCAACTCGCCAATCGCGTCGGGGCGAACATGCTGGGAGGCTGGATATCCGGTCTCGACGGCGATCCAATTCTCGACGAAGTACCGCTCCCTGAGAGGGGCCAGTACTACCAGCTGCCTCTTGGTGGCACCCGCGAACAGGGTTCTCACAAGGGCTACGGCTTCAGCCTGATGTCCGAGGTTCTCACGTCGCTGCTGTCCGGCGACAAGCCGACCATGCTCAGTCAGGAGGGCGGCGGAAGTCACCACTACTTCGCGGCGTACAACATCGAGTCCTTCTGCGACCTCGACGAGTTCAAGGACAACATGGACGACATGCTCAGGACGCTCCGGGAGACACCGCCTGCTCCGGGCCATGATCGCGTCATGTACCCAGGACTTTCCGAGTACGAGGAGGAGCAGGAGCGCCGCGCCAACGGCATTCCGCTGCATAACGAGGTCATCGAGTGGTTCAGCGACATCTGCGCTGAGCTGCAGCTTCCCGCTCTGCGCACGTTGTAG
- a CDS encoding alkaline phosphatase family protein produces the protein MPRTTVIITVDGYDPEYIEACDAPNLMSLARQGFYRVGKSMMPSVTNVNNVSIVTGEYPSEHGISSNYRMVRETGEDIYMESGEYILSETFFQRAKKMGARTILSTSKDKLRTLLSDGADVAISSEQAPAWAVEGVGEPPPIYSLDVNGWTIRAASHAMKLEPADIVYISTTDFAMHTYAPDEPESQQHISVLDDAIGELVDSHPDITLMLTADHGMNPKKRMVDLSDALAANGIGAEVVPIIKDRYVVHHNNLGGCMFIYLHSGSESRADEAAAALRETSGVERVYSRQEAADELRLNYDRIGDLVVTGDIDTVFGPKDLEDTWDDTGAGHSLRSHASAHEQDIPIIGYNGDFDVFEFNENRDIGRYIFDRVLR, from the coding sequence TTGCCTCGTACAACCGTAATCATCACAGTCGACGGATATGACCCGGAATACATAGAGGCCTGCGACGCGCCGAACCTGATGTCGCTGGCACGCCAGGGCTTCTACCGTGTCGGCAAGTCCATGATGCCGTCGGTGACCAACGTGAACAACGTGTCGATAGTGACCGGCGAGTACCCCTCCGAGCACGGCATAAGCTCCAACTACAGGATGGTGCGCGAGACGGGCGAGGACATCTACATGGAGTCCGGCGAGTACATCCTGTCCGAGACGTTCTTCCAACGCGCAAAGAAGATGGGAGCGAGAACGATCCTGTCGACCTCGAAAGACAAGTTGCGGACGCTCCTGTCCGACGGCGCGGACGTGGCGATCTCATCTGAGCAGGCTCCAGCATGGGCGGTCGAAGGGGTGGGAGAGCCGCCTCCGATCTACTCGCTCGACGTCAACGGCTGGACGATACGCGCAGCCAGCCACGCGATGAAGCTCGAACCTGCCGACATCGTGTACATCTCCACGACCGACTTCGCCATGCACACCTACGCCCCCGACGAGCCGGAGTCGCAGCAGCACATCAGCGTGTTGGACGATGCCATTGGCGAGCTCGTCGACTCGCATCCCGACATCACACTGATGCTGACTGCGGACCACGGCATGAATCCGAAGAAGCGCATGGTAGACCTCTCCGACGCGCTTGCCGCAAACGGTATCGGCGCTGAGGTTGTACCGATCATCAAAGACCGCTACGTAGTGCACCACAACAACCTGGGCGGCTGCATGTTCATCTACCTCCACTCAGGAAGCGAGTCCCGGGCCGATGAGGCGGCCGCGGCTCTTCGCGAGACCTCCGGCGTGGAGCGCGTATACAGCCGTCAGGAGGCCGCTGACGAGCTAAGGCTCAACTACGACCGCATAGGAGACCTCGTCGTCACCGGCGATATCGATACGGTCTTCGGCCCGAAGGACCTCGAAGACACCTGGGACGACACAGGCGCAGGTCACAGCCTGCGCTCGCATGCATCAGCACACGAACAGGACATCCCGATAATCGGCTACAACGGCGATTTCGACGTGTTCGAGTTCAACGAGAACCGAGACATCGGCCGGTATATATTCGATCGGGTGCTAAGATGA